One Armatimonadota bacterium DNA segment encodes these proteins:
- the rpmG gene encoding 50S ribosomal protein L33 codes for MAKAGGDVRIVINLACEDCKQRNYTSYKNKRNDPDRLELKKYCHWCGKHTTHREAK; via the coding sequence ATGGCAAAAGCTGGCGGTGATGTCCGCATAGTGATAAATTTGGCTTGTGAAGATTGCAAGCAGCGCAATTATACATCGTATAAAAACAAGCGCAACGACCCGGACCGGTTGGAACTCAAGAAGTACTGCCATTGGTGCGGGAAACACACTACACATCGGGAAGCAAAATAG
- the secE gene encoding preprotein translocase subunit SecE — MANTAATKTAAKSNGEGVFSRFIKFIKESWYETFKKSSWPTKAELKQFTIVVIFTIVAIAVYIGAIDFILTKLTEALPAGG, encoded by the coding sequence ATGGCCAATACTGCAGCAACAAAGACAGCAGCCAAGTCGAATGGCGAGGGTGTCTTTTCGCGTTTTATAAAGTTCATCAAGGAAAGTTGGTATGAGACTTTTAAGAAGTCGTCATGGCCGACTAAGGCTGAGTTAAAGCAGTTTACGATTGTGGTTATTTTCACTATCGTGGCAATCGCAGTATACATCGGTGCAATAGATTTTATTTTGACGAAGCTCACTGAGGCTTTACCCGCAGGTGGGTAG
- the nusG gene encoding transcription termination/antitermination protein NusG, producing the protein MTEKQWYAVHTYSGHENKVKTNIERRAESMNLKDKIFRILVPTEAELRTRAGKRQEVQRKVFPGYVLIEMVLDETTWYLVKSTTGVTGFVTSGNKPVPLQDKEIQDILDAIEAPDRKPKVKWSKDEVVRITSGPFTDFTGKIEEVNVQKEKLKVLISIFGRDTPVELDFSQVERL; encoded by the coding sequence ATGACAGAAAAACAGTGGTACGCTGTACATACATATTCAGGTCACGAGAATAAGGTCAAGACCAACATAGAGCGGCGCGCGGAGTCCATGAACCTCAAGGACAAGATCTTCCGGATACTTGTTCCCACTGAGGCTGAGCTGCGCACAAGGGCAGGAAAGCGGCAGGAAGTCCAGCGAAAGGTCTTCCCCGGCTATGTTCTCATCGAGATGGTTCTGGATGAGACGACCTGGTATCTTGTTAAGAGCACGACCGGGGTTACCGGTTTTGTTACTTCGGGTAATAAGCCTGTGCCGCTTCAGGACAAAGAGATTCAGGATATCCTGGATGCGATTGAAGCTCCTGATCGAAAACCGAAAGTGAAGTGGTCCAAGGATGAGGTTGTGCGAATCACATCCGGTCCGTTTACAGACTTCACCGGTAAAATTGAAGAGGTTAACGTGCAGAAAGAAAAGCTCAAGGTTCTCATCTCTATTTTTGGTAGAGATACTCCTGTTGAGCTTGATTTTTCGCAGGTTGAACGATTGTAG
- the rplK gene encoding 50S ribosomal protein L11: MAKKVMAVVKLQIPAGKATPAPPVGPALSQHGVNIMEFVKSYNEKTAAQIGNVVPVEISVYEDRSFTFVLKVSPAAELLKKAAGIERASGEPNKKKVAKLTREQLRQVAETKMPDLNANSIEAAMRTLEGTARSAGIEIVD, from the coding sequence ATGGCCAAGAAAGTAATGGCGGTGGTCAAGCTTCAGATCCCCGCAGGTAAAGCGACACCCGCACCGCCCGTCGGGCCGGCACTCAGCCAGCACGGGGTCAACATAATGGAGTTCGTCAAATCGTATAACGAGAAGACGGCCGCCCAGATCGGTAATGTTGTCCCTGTCGAGATTTCGGTCTATGAGGACCGTTCGTTCACATTTGTGCTTAAGGTCTCTCCCGCTGCCGAACTTCTGAAGAAGGCTGCGGGTATCGAGCGAGCTTCCGGTGAGCCGAATAAAAAGAAAGTAGCCAAACTCACCCGTGAGCAGTTGCGTCAGGTTGCCGAGACCAAGATGCCCGACCTCAACGCGAACAGTATTGAGGCTGCGATGCGCACTCTTGAAGGCACCGCGCGCTCAGCGGGAATCGAAATTGTAGATTAG
- the rplA gene encoding 50S ribosomal protein L1 yields MPTHGKRYVEAAKTVGADGPKSPQEALELIKNTASAKFDETVDVAIKLGVDPRHGDQMVRGNTNLPHGTGKVRKVAVIAKGDKATEAQEAGADKVGDEDLVKEIQGGWMDFDVLLATPDVMNLVGRLGSILRAKMPSKKAGTVADDIGRVVKEIKTASRVEYRVEKAGIVHAPIGKVSFTADQLKENFLALVDALIKAKPSSAKGRYLLRITVSSTMGPGIDIDTYEAARMAGK; encoded by the coding sequence ATGCCTACACATGGAAAGAGGTACGTCGAGGCAGCCAAGACCGTTGGCGCCGACGGACCGAAATCACCACAGGAAGCGCTGGAGTTAATTAAGAATACTGCCAGTGCGAAATTTGACGAGACTGTCGATGTTGCCATCAAGTTGGGGGTTGACCCCAGGCATGGCGACCAGATGGTTCGCGGAAACACCAATCTGCCTCATGGGACCGGCAAGGTACGTAAAGTGGCTGTTATCGCTAAGGGTGATAAGGCAACTGAAGCCCAGGAAGCCGGAGCCGATAAAGTCGGTGATGAGGATCTGGTGAAAGAGATCCAGGGCGGCTGGATGGACTTCGATGTCCTGCTTGCCACGCCGGATGTAATGAACCTGGTCGGACGACTGGGAAGCATTCTCCGCGCGAAGATGCCGAGCAAGAAGGCCGGGACCGTCGCTGATGATATTGGGCGGGTAGTTAAAGAGATCAAGACTGCGTCCAGGGTTGAGTATCGTGTAGAGAAGGCTGGCATTGTGCATGCGCCGATCGGCAAGGTCTCGTTCACTGCGGATCAGTTGAAGGAAAACTTCCTTGCGCTGGTTGATGCGCTTATCAAGGCTAAACCGTCTTCAGCAAAGGGACGATATTTACTGAGAATTACAGTCAGTTCGACCATGGGTCCTGGTATTGATATAGATACCTATGAAGCCGCTCGCATGGCTGGCAAATAA
- the rplJ gene encoding 50S ribosomal protein L10: protein MPTFERTPRPEKVAAVEELQGMLEKSTVILTDYQGLDVKGLAKLRTKLRESGSGYKVVKNTLLIRASEGMASEVLFEGLAGPTAIVYTDDPVGAAKTLGDFTKGPKAIKLKAGVVDGQLVDVKQLEALAKIPPREQLYAMVVGGLQSPITGLVGTMQQMISQLVFTLQGVADKKAA from the coding sequence TTGCCGACATTTGAAAGAACGCCGAGACCGGAGAAAGTCGCTGCAGTTGAAGAGCTGCAGGGAATGCTCGAAAAGAGCACAGTGATCCTCACTGATTATCAGGGTCTGGATGTCAAGGGTCTTGCTAAGCTCAGAACAAAGCTGCGCGAGAGTGGAAGCGGCTACAAGGTAGTAAAGAACACGCTTCTCATACGCGCATCTGAGGGTATGGCTTCCGAGGTTTTGTTCGAGGGTTTGGCAGGTCCGACGGCGATTGTCTACACGGATGATCCGGTTGGTGCCGCGAAGACGCTTGGAGATTTTACCAAGGGACCGAAAGCGATCAAGTTGAAAGCGGGTGTAGTCGATGGGCAGTTGGTTGATGTAAAGCAACTGGAAGCCCTTGCCAAGATTCCGCCGCGCGAGCAACTTTATGCGATGGTGGTTGGCGGCTTGCAGAGCCCGATCACTGGTCTGGTTGGCACAATGCAGCAGATGATCAGTCAGCTTGTGTTTACGCTCCAGGGCGTGGCTGACAAGAAAGCAGCATAA
- the rplL gene encoding 50S ribosomal protein L7/L12 — MANIPELIETVKNMTVLELNDFVKALQDEFGVSAMAMAAPVAMAGNGGAAAEEVEEKTAFDVVLTAAGDKKIQVIKVVRELTTLGLKEAKELVDSAPKAIKEGVNKEEAEAMKSKLEAEGASVEIK; from the coding sequence ATGGCTAACATACCTGAGCTTATCGAGACAGTAAAGAATATGACGGTCCTCGAGCTGAACGATTTCGTAAAGGCTCTGCAGGATGAATTCGGCGTTTCCGCTATGGCTATGGCTGCTCCGGTAGCTATGGCTGGCAATGGCGGCGCCGCTGCCGAAGAAGTTGAAGAGAAGACGGCATTCGACGTTGTTCTCACTGCCGCCGGTGACAAGAAGATCCAGGTCATCAAGGTCGTCCGCGAGCTTACCACACTCGGACTGAAAGAAGCCAAGGAATTGGTAGACTCTGCTCCTAAGGCGATCAAAGAGGGCGTGAACAAGGAAGAGGCCGAGGCCATGAAGAGCAAGCTCGAGGCCGAGGGCGCTTCTGTAGAGATAAAGTAA